In Primulina eburnea isolate SZY01 chromosome 14, ASM2296580v1, whole genome shotgun sequence, the following proteins share a genomic window:
- the LOC140812701 gene encoding protein NRT1/ PTR FAMILY 4.5-like gives MQGKTKFVEGKVDWKGNTARKDKHGGIGVSSLVLGTFAFEHMATFGLAVNLVTYYTGVMHFSIADAATQLTNLLGTSYIITIAVAFLADTYIGRFKAVLLAASVEFLGLGLLALQAHYPKLKPPLCSIYEKNSHCVQVGGTKAALLFVGLYSAAIGFGGIKAALPSHGADQFDDKDPKEEGQRSSFFNWLLLARCLGGAISLTVFVWIQDNKGWDWGFFASTMAMFCGLVIFATGLPWYRIHVINGSSALSAIVQVYVAATRNRNLILPDDFSDLYEINKDMEAANQPEVLPHTNAFRFLDKAAILTPSTQNSERPNPWKLCRVTQVENAKIILNIVPIFCCTTIMTLCLAQLQTFSIQQGITMDTRIKKFDIPPASISVLPVLFLIIGVPLYDRIFVPFARKLTGIPTGITYLQRVGVGLVLSSLSMAAAAIMEVKRKRVARDYNMLDSIPLLQPPLPISVFWLSFQYFIFGVADMFTYVGLLEFFYSQAPKDLKSLSSCFFWSSMALGYFLSTITVKIVNGVTKNITSSGGWLAGNNINRGQLNLFYWLLSFLSLINFCIYLWVSSRYKYRKVIPDSANESSRVHELQIVQE, from the exons ATGCAGGGGAAGACTAAATTTGTTGAAGGGAAGGTGGATTGGAAAGGAAACACTGCTCGAAAAGATAAGCATGGTGGAATTGGTGTCTCATCACTCGTTCTAG GGACGTTTGCATTCGAGCACATGGCTACTTTCGGCTTAGCAGTAAACCTGGTGACATACTATACGGGGGTGATGCACTTTAGCATAGCCGATGCAGCGACTCAACTGACAAACTTGTTGGGAACTAGTTACATTATAACCATAGCTGTGGCCTTTCTAGCAGATACATATATTGGCAGATTCAAAGCGGTTCTTTTAGCAGCTTCTGTCGAGTTTCTG gGACTTGGGCTGCTAGCTCTGCAAGCTCATTATCCAAAACTGAAGCCACCTCTCTGCAGCATATATGAGAAAAACTCTCATTGTGTTCAAGTCGGTGGAACCAAAGCTGCGCTCTTGTTTGTTGGTCTTTATTCCGCAGCCATTGGGTTTGGAGGAATAAAAGCTGCATTGCCATCACATGGTGCTGACCAGTTCGATGATAAGGATCCGAAGGAGGAGGGACAGAGGTCGAGTTTCTTTAACTGGTTGCTATTGGCAAGATGCTTAGGAGGTGCTATCAGTCTCACTGTTTTTGTTTGGATCCAAGATAATAAAGGGTGGGATTGGGGTTTCTTTGCGAGCACGATGGCTATGTTCTGTGGGTTAGTAATCTTCGCTACTGGGTTACCATGGTATCGTATCCATGTAATAAATGGGAGTAGTGCCCTCTCTGCAATAGTACAG GTGTATGTTGCAGCCACCCGGAACAGAAACCTTATACTTCCTGATGACTTCAGTGACTTGTATGAGATCAATAAAGACATGGAAGCAGCGAATCAACCAGAAGTTTTACCGCACACAAATGCTTTCAG GTTTCTTGATAAAGCAGCTATCCTGACTCCTTCAACACAAAACTCGGAAAGGCCGAATCCATGGAAACTCTGTCGAGTGACGCAAGTCGAAAATGCAAAAATAATACTAAACATTGTTCCAATCTTTTGCTGCACCACCATCATGACCCTTTGCTTGGCTCAGCTTCAAACCTTCTCCATCCAACAGGGAATAACAATGGACACAcggataaaaaaatttgatatacCACCTGCATCGATATCAGTTCTCCCTGTGTTGTTTCTGATAATCGGCGTTCCACTGTACGATCGAATATTTGTCCCATTTGCACGAAAACTCACTGGCATTCCCACAGGCATAACGTATCTTCAACGAGTTGGAGTCGGGCTCGTCTTATCCTCACTGTCAATGGCCGCAGCTGCGATAATGGAGGTAAAGCGCAAACGAGTTGCAAGGGATTACAACATGCTTGACTCAATCCCGTTGCTTCAGCCGCCACTACCAATCAGCGTTTTCTGGCTATCGTTCCAGTACTTCATATTCGGAGTAGCAGACATGTTTACATACGTTGGGCTCCTCGAGTTCTTCTATTCCCAGGCCCCGAAAGATCTCAAATCGTTATCGAGCTGTTTCTTTTGGAGTTCAATGGCGCTTGGGTACTTCCTTAGCACCATAACTGTGAAGATAGTTAACGGTGTTACAAAGAATATCACCAGTAGTGGGGGATGGCTGGCAGGAAATAACATCAACCGTGGCCAATTGAATTTGTTCTATTGGCTGCTTTCTTTCTTGAGCTTGATCAATTTTTGCATCTACCTGTGGGTCTCAAGTAGGTACAAGTACAGGAAAGTGATCCCCGACAGTGCAAATGAGAGCAGCAGGGTTCATGAGCTGCAGATTGTTCAAGAATAG
- the LOC140812556 gene encoding LOW QUALITY PROTEIN: MACPF domain-containing protein CAD1-like (The sequence of the model RefSeq protein was modified relative to this genomic sequence to represent the inferred CDS: deleted 1 base in 1 codon) gives MDFPKKSISSPAVPENSLITTLCNSIQALGRGFDVTSDIRLLYCKGAPGSRLVHIDEEATKDLEISESCAIRDVSVDIECSLGQSSNEETPVFSFHEMAKYFNEKSDIPGHVPLGSFNAMFNFTGSWQLDAAATQSLAMVGYIIPLCTVKLTNPNLILREEVKSAVPYSWDPASLASFIENYGTHIVTSATIGGRDVVYIRQHQPSPLSMSDIEIYVKDIGEQRFSDSKGYTSSGALKYKDKDVTVIFRRRGGDDLEQSYGKWARTVEGAPDVINMTFMPIVSLLEGVPGIKHLARAIELYLEYKPPIEDLQYFLDFQIPRVWAPEQNNLQRKGPVCSSLQFSLMGPKLYINPDQVTVGRKPVTGLKLSLDGSKQNRLSINLQHLVSLPKILQPHWDSHMAIGAPKWQGPEEQDSRWFEPIKWKKFSHVSTAPIEYTDTCIGDLSGVHIVTGAQLGVWDFGAKSVLHLKLLFSKVPGCTLRRSVWDHSPSNLSAAQNLDGSSTSLSNEKGDGSSIFGKLAKIVDMTEMLKGPQDIPGHWLVTGAKLGVDKGKIVLRVKNSLLNY, from the exons ATGGATTTTCCAAAGAAGAGCATCAGTAGCCCCGCAGTTCCAGAAAACTCATTGATCACCACTCTCTGCAACTCAATCCAAGCACTGGGACGAGGTTTTGATGTCACCTCTGACATCAGGTTGCTTTATTGTAAAGGAGCCCCTGGCTCTAGGTTAGTGCATATTGATGAAGAAGCCACCAAGGATCTTGAAATCTCTGAATCTTGTGCAATCCGAGATGTTTCTGTTGACATCGAGTGTTCCTTAGGCCAGAGCTCTAATGAAGAGACCCCTGTTTTTAGTTTCCacgag ATGGCTAAGTATTTCAACGAAAAATCAGATATACCTGGTCATGTACCACTTGGAAGCTTCAATGCCATGTTTAACTTCACTGGCTCTTGGCAGCTTGATGCAGCAGCTACACAATCCCTCGCAATGGTCGGATATATTATTCCCTTATGTACGGTCAAACTAACAAATCCCAATTTAATTTTGCGGGAAGAAGTTAAAAGTGCTGTTCCATATTCCTGGGATCCTGCATCCTTGGCAAG CTTTATTGAAAACTATGGCACCCATATCGTTACCTCC GCAACTATTGGCGGAAGGGATGTTGTCTACATTAGACAGCACCAACCATCGCCATTATCAATGTCAGATATTGAAATATACGTGAAAGACATTGGGGAGCAGAGGTTCTCAGATTCAAAGGGTTACACGAGTTCTGGTGCCTTAAAATACAAGGACAAG GACGTTACCGTCATTTTCAGAAGGAGAGGAGGAGATGACCTTGAACAGAGCTATGGCAAGTGGGCCAGGACCGTAGAAGGAGCGCCTGATGTTATCAACATGACATTTATGCCCATTGTGTCTTTGCTTGAAGGAGTGCCTGGAATAAAACACTTAGCTCGTGCTATTGAGTTGTACTTGGAGT ATAAGCCACCTATTGAGGATCTCCAGTACTTCTTGGATTTCCAAATTCCTCGGGTTTGGGCTCCTGAGCAGAACAACCTACAAAGGAAGGGACCCGTGTGTTCATCTCTCCAGTTCAGTTTAATGGGTCCTAAGCTTTATATAAACCCTGATCAG GTTACTGTAGGACGGAAGCCTGTCACTGGTCTCAAGCTCAGCCTGGATGGTAGCAAGCAAAATCGTCTTTCTATAAACCTGCAACATCTAGTGTCTCTTCCGAAAATTCTTCAACCCCATTGGGACTCCCACATGGCTATAGGTGCACCAAAGTGGCAAGGACCCGAAGAGCAGGATAGCAGATGGTTTGAACCAATTAAGTGGAAAAAATTCTCGCATGTAAGCACTGCACCTATAGAGTACACCGATACGTGCATTGGAGATCTTTCTGGCGTTCATATTGTCACCGGGGCTCAGCTAGGTGTATGGGATTTTGGGGCGAAAAGCGTACTTCACCTTAAACTCCTCTTTTCCAAAGTACCAGGATGTACTTTGAGGCGATCTGTGTGGGATCATAGTCCCTCAAATCTATCTGCTGCACAAAACCTCGATGGCTCGTCTACATCATTATCAAACGAAAAAGGGGACGGTTCCAGCATATTTGGAAAACTGGCCAAAATTGTGGATATGACGGAAATGTTGAAAGGGCCCCAAGATATTCCAGGGCACTGGTTGGTAACTGGAGCCAAGCTTGGAGTTGATAAAGGGAAAATTGTTTTACGTGTGAAGAACTCTCTACTGAACTACTGA